Genomic DNA from Streptomyces venezuelae:
GGCGCAGGACGCCGTAGCCGATCCCGGCGTCGGGGACGCCGCGCCGGGCCTCCTTGGCCGCGCGCAGCACCTGCCCCACGCCGCCTGCCAGAGGGACGCGGACCGGGTACTCGCTGGTGAACCAGCCGACCGTGCGCGACAGGTCGAGGTGCTCGCGGCCGTGGCCCTCCATGGTGACGGTCACCGCGTCGTCGTCCACGGGGCCCGACTCGCGCAGAGCGAGCACCAGGGCGGCGAGCAGCACTTCGTCGACCCCGGCGCGGTAGGCCGTGGGCAGCGTGGTGAGGAGCGCCTCGGTGACCTCGGGCGAGGCGACCGTGACGGACCGGCGGGCGGTCGCGACGGTGTCCCGCTTCTGGTCGAGGGGGCGGGCGCCGAGCCGGGAGGCGGAGCCGAGGGCGGCGCGCCAGTGGTCGAGTTCGGAGCGGCGGGCGCCGGACGCGCCCTGCTCGGCGAGGAGCGTGGCGTGGCGCCGCCAGGACGTGCCGCCGGGTTCGAGTGCGGCGCCCGTGCAGGCGGTGTGCAGGTCGGGCAGGAGGATCCGCCAGGACACGCCGTCCATGGCGAGGTGGTGGACGACGATGACGAGCCGGTCCGCCGCGCTGTCGCCGGTACGGAGCAGCGCGGCTCGCACCACGTCGCCCGTACGCGGGTCGAGTTGGGCGGCGAGGCGTTCGGCGAGCGCGGTGACGTCGTCCTCGCCGTGGACCTCGTCGACGACGGCGCGCACCGCGCCGCGGGGCAGCACGTCGAGTCCGTCGTCCACGCGCAGCCGCAGCGCGTCGTGGTGGTCGAGGACCGCTTGCACGCCCGCGACGAGGTCGCCGTGGGTGAGGTCGTCGTCGACGTGCAGGGCGGTCCACTGGGCGTATCCGGCGACGGTGTCGACGTCCGGGTGCGGGTCGAGGAGGCCGCGCACGATGGGCGGGGCGGGCACGGGCCCGGTCGGCTCGTCCACCGGGCCCGTGACGTCCTCCACGAGGGTGGCGGAGGCGGCGAGCGCGGCGAAGCTGCGGCGGGCGAGGAGGTCGCGCGGGCGCAGTTCGAGGCCCTTCGCCCGGAGGCGGCTGCTGATGGTGATCGCGGTGATGCTGTCGCCGCCGAGGGAGAAGAAGTCGTCGTCGACCCCGACGCGTTCGACCTCGAAGACGTCGGCGAGGACGGCGCACAGGAGCCGTTCCCGCTCCGTGCTCGGCTCACGGCCGCCGCCTGAGGTCGCGGGGGCGGGCAGGGCGGCCCGGTCGAGCTTGCCGTTGGTGGTGACGGGCAGTTCATCGAGGACCACCACGGCCGCGGGCACCATGTGCTCGGGCAGCCGCGCGGCCAGTTCGGCGCGGACCGCCTCGCCGGTGACGGAGGTGGACACGACGTACCCGATGAGTCGGGAGGAGCGGACGGTGGCGGCGGCCGCGGTGACGCCGGGCACGGCGCCGAGCGCGGCCTCGACCTCGCCGGTCTCCACGCGGTGGCCGCGGATCTTGACCTGTCCGTCGCCGCGGCCGAGGTAGGTGAGGCCGCGGCCCGGTATCCAGCGGGCGAGGTCGCCGGTGCGGTACATGCGCGCGCCGGGCGGGCCGAAGGGGTCGGCGACGAACCGGTCGGCGGTCGCCCCGGGACGGCCGAGGTAGCCGCGGGCCAGGTGCGGGCCCGCCAGGTACAGCTCACCGGTGCGGCCGTGCGAGACGGGCTGCAGCGCGCTGTCGAGGACGTAGACGCGGGTGCCCGCGAGGGGGTGGCCGATGGTCGGCTCGCCGCCGTCGACGCGGGCGGTGGTGGCGTCGACGGTGGCCTCGGTCGGACCGTACATGTTGCGTGCGGTGATGCCGGACGCGGCGACGCGCTGCCACAGGGCGGGCGGGGTGGCCTCGCCGCCGAGGACGAGGAGCGTGGGCCTGCGGTCGAGGAGGCCCCCGTCGATCAGCGGCGCCGCCATGGACGGCGTGGTGTCGACGATGTCGATGGCGTCGCGGGCGTACGCGGCGAGCAGGGCGTCGGCGTCGCGGGCCGTCTCGGTGTCGTACACGTGCAGCCGGTGCCCGCAGAGCAGCCAGATCAGGTGGTCGAACGCGGAGTCGAAGGCGAAGGAGTAGGTGTGGGAGACGTGCAGTTGTCTGCCCGCGGCGCCCTCGGCCTCGGCGACGACCGTCGAGCGCTGGTGGTGCAGGAGCGCGGCGAGGCCGCCGGCCCGGCCGAGCACGCCCTTGGGGCGGCCGGTCGATCCGGAGGTGTGGATGACGTAGGCGAGGTGTTCGGGGTGGCGGGGCGCGGCCAGTTCACCGTCGGTCAGAGGGGCGCCGGAGAGGTCGGCGGCCTCGTCGAGCAGCGTGCTCCACGGCACTCCGTCGATGTCGTCGGCGGCGGTGAGCACCAGCGCGGGGCGGGTGTCGTCGATGAGGCCGCGCAGCCGCTCGGTGGGGTACGCGGTGTCCAGGGGCAGGAAGGCGGCGCCCGCGTCGAGTACGGCGAGGAGGGCGACGACGGAGTCGGCGGAGCGGGGCAGCGCGAGGGCGACGACGTCGTCGGTGCCGATGGAGCGGGCGCGCAGGGCGCGGGCGAGGCGGTGCACGCGGTCGGCCAGTTCGGCGGCGGTCAGCCGGTCGTCGCCGCACACCAGGGCGGTGTGTCCGGGGTCGGCGGCGACCATCGCGTCGAACGCGGCCGGGATGTCGGCGGGTGCGCCGGGCAGGGCGGGCGGGCACCAGGCCGCGAGGAGGCGTTCGGTGTCCTGCGCGCTTCCGGCGAGCGGGATCCGGCCGACGGGCCGGCCGTCGATCAGCCCGGCGAGCAGGGCGCGCAGGCCGGAGAGGAGGCCGTCCACGGAGGCCTGGTCCTGGGACCTGGCGTCGACCTCGAAGCCGAGCAGCAGGCCTCCGTCGCGGGCGGGCAGGATGCTCAGGCCCATGTCCTCGGGCGGGCCGCCCGCGACGTTGCGCATCACGCCGCCGGCGCCCGCGAAGTCGAGGGCGAGGTCGAAGGCCTTGAGGTTGATGCCGCGTCCGTGCAGGAGCGCGCCCGCGCCGGGCACGCCGAGGTCGCGGGGCAGGTCCTCGCCGCGGTAGCGCTGGTGGTCGCGCATCTCCTTCATGGCGGTGGCGACGCGGCGGCTCAACTCGCCCAAGGCGTCGCCGGGTTGCACGGTGACGCGCAGCGGCAGCACGTTGACGGCCATGGCGGGGGTGCGCAGCTCGACCGAGCCCGTGCGGCACATGAGCGGCAGGGCGAAGACGACGTCGGTGCGGCCCAGCATGCGGTGCAGGAACGCGGCATAGGCGGCGACGAGCGCCTCGCCCCAGGTGACGCCCTCGGCGTCGGCGAACGCGCGGAGTGCGGCCGTCTCGTCGGGGGTGAGGGCGGCGCGGGCGGTCAGCGTGCTGTCCGGCGCGCCCGCGGCGGCGTCGGCGTCGTCGCCGAGTTCGGGGAGCGGGGTGAACCGCTCGACCCAGTACGCGCGGTCCTCGGTGAAGCGGTCGCTCTCGCGGTAGGCCCGGTCGGCCTCGACGAGGGCGGCGAACCCGCCGAACGTCGACGTGCGGGGCTCGGTGCCGTTGACGAGGGCGGTGTAGCGGGCGGCGGTGCGGCGGGCGAGCATCGCGGCGGTGTAGCCGTCGAAGATGAGGTGGTGGCCGAGCTGGGTGTACCAGACCTCGCGGTCGGAGAGCTTGATGACGGTACGCGCGTACAGCGGCCGGTCCACCATGCCCCGGCAGGCGGCGCCCGTCCGGGCCCGTTCGGCGTCGACGAGGGCGTGGGCGGCGGCGACCGGGTCGGGGTCCCCGCTGACGTCGATCACCTCCGGTGCGGCGACGGGGTCCCGGGAAACCGTCTGGCGCGGCCCTTCCGGGGTGTCGTACACGCGCAGCCGCAGCGTCTCGGCTTCCTCGGTGGTGGCCCGGACGGCCTCGACGAGCGCGTCGACGTCGACGGGTTCGGCGCCGGATATCTCCACGACGTCGCCGACCACGTAGTACGGCGAGTCGGGCTCCAGGCGCTGTGCGTTCCAGATGCCCAATTGGGCGCCGGTCAGGGGAAGCAGGCCGTCCGAGGAGACGCTTGCGGTGCTCAACTTACTCTCCTTGCAGGGTGGGGACGACCATCGGCGTGGCGGTGACCGGGTCGGGGACGATGACGCTCGGCAGGTCGAAGACGTCCTTGATCAGCGCGGCGTCCACGATGTCCCCGGGGTCGCCCTCGGCGACGACCCGGCCGTCCTTCATGGCGACGAGGTGATCGGCGAAGCGGCACGCCTGGTTGATGTCGTGGAGCACGGCGATGACGGTGCGGCCCTCGTCGCGCAACCTGGCGAGCAGGCCGAGCAGTTGGTACTGGTGCGTGATGTCGAGGAACGACGTCGGCTCGTCGAGCAGGAGGTAGGGCGTCTCCTGGGCCAGGACCATCGCCATCCACACGCGCTGGCGCTGTCCGCCGGACAGCTGCTGCGCGGGCCGGTCACCGAGGTCCTCGACGCCCGCGGCCACCATCGCCTCGTCGATGGCCGCGTCGTCGTCGGGCGACCGCAGGGCGAGCAGCGACTGGTGCGGGAAGCGGCCCCTGGCCACGAGCTGGCGGACCTTGATGTCCTCGGGTGCGAGGGGGTCCTGCGGCAGGAAGCCGAGCTGCTTGGCGAGGGCCTTGGCGGGGTAGCCGCCGACTTCGCGGCCGTCGAACTCGACGCGCCCCTCGTGGGGGCGCAGCAGCCGCACGAGGGCGCGCAACAGGGTGGACTTGCCGCAGGCGTTGGGGCCCACGATGGCGGTGAACGCGCCGTCGGGGACGTCCAGGTTCAGCCGTGTGGAGACCACCCGGTCTCCGTAGCGCAGGGTGATGTCCCGCGCGGTCAGGCGTGCGGTCACGCGCGCGCCACCTCCTTGCTGAGCAGCCAAATCAAGTAGCAGCCGCCGATGGCGGTGCTCACCACGCCGACCGGCAGGGCGACGGGTGCGAGGAGCATCTGGGCGATCAGGTCGGCGCCCTGGAGCAGCACCGCGCCGGTCAGCGCGGCGGGGAGCAGCGGTACGCCGGCGGCGCCCGCGAGCCTGCGGCCGATCTGCGGGGCGGCGAGGGCGATGAACGCGATCGGTCCGGCGACGGCGGTCACCGTGGCGGTGCAGCCGACACCGACGAGCACCATGAGCAGCCGGAGCCTGCCCAGGCCGACGCCGGTGGTCACGGCGATCGCGTCGCCGAGTGCCGCCTGGTGCATGGCGTGTGCCCGCGACGCCATGAGGGCGAGGAGCACGGCGATGACCGTGAAGGGGATGCCGAGGTCCTCCCAGCCGACGCCGGCGAGGGAGCCCGCGCTCCAGCCGACGGCGGCGATCGCGACTTCCAGGTCGGCGCGGAGCACGATCCACGAGTTGATCGCGGTCACCATCGCGTTGACGGCGATGCCGATCACGACGAGGCGGAGGCCGGAGAAGCCGCGGTCGAACGAGAGCAGGTAGATCACGGCGGCGATGATCAGTCCGCCGACCACCGATCCGGTGGCCAGTTGGGCGGAGGTGCCCGAGAGGACCGTGAGGGCGAAGAGGGCGCCGGTGTAGGCGCCCGCGTCGAGTCCGATCACGTCGGGACTGCCCAGCGGGTTGCGGGTGAGGTTCTGGAAGAGGGCGCCCGCGACGCCGAGGGCGGCTCCGAAGACCAGTCCGGCGAGGACGCGGGGCAGCCGCCAGTCGGAGATGACGACGGAGTGGTCGGTGCCGGTCAGCGAGGCGAACACCTCGCCGGGGGTGGACCATGACGTGCCGTAGCAGAGTCCGAGCAGGCCGAGGCCGAGCATCAGGACGGTCATGACGGCGACGAGGACCACCGTGCGGCGTTCGGTTCTCGGCAGGAGTGTGTGCACGGCTCTTTTCGTCACGAGTGTGTTCACAGCGACCCCGCCCCGTAGCGGCGCACGGCCCAGATGAGCATGGGGCCGCCGAGGAACGCGGTCACGATGGCCACCGGCACCTCGCCGGTGGGCAGCAGGACGCGCGAGCCGATGTCGGCGACGAGGAGCAGGATCGGGCCGAGCACCATCGTGTAGAGGACCAGCCACGGCACGGAGCCGCCCGCGGGCCTGCGGACCAGGTGCGGCACGATCAGACCGACGAACAGGATGGGTCCCGCCACCGCGGTCGCCGCGCCGCTGAGCACGGTGATCAGTACGAGGGCGGCGATCCGCACCCGTCCGACGTTCGCGCCCAGGGTGTGCGCGACGCTCTCGCCGAGCGACAGGGCGTTCAGCGCCCGGCTCAGGAGCAGCGCGCCGGTCAGGGCGAGGGCGATGACCGTCATGGGCAGCGCCATGGGGGCCTGTTCGCGCGCCGCGAGCGAGCCGACCGACCAGAACCGGTACGCGTCGAAGGTGTCGGGAAGCATCAGCCGCAGACCCAGGGCGACGCCGTTCAGGACGGCGGTCAGGGCGACGCCCGCGAGCACCAGGCGCAGCGGCGAATGCCGTCCGACCGCGACGACGAGGAGCGCGGCGACGACCGAGCCGACGACCGCGAAGCCCAGCTCACCGGCTTGATTGACCGTCAGCCCGAGGGCCGAGCCGATGGTGACGGAGAATCCGGCGCCCGCGGTGACCCCGAGGATGCCGGGTTCCGCGAGCGGGTTGCGGGCCAGCGTCTGGATGAGGGCGCCCGCCACCGCGAGGGCCGCGCCCACCGCGATGGCGAGCAGGGCGCGCGGTGCGCGGACATCCCGCACGATGACGTGGTCGTCGTGGGAGCCCTGGTAGTCGAACAGGGCCCGTACGACCTCACCGGGCGCGACCGAGCGGGCACCGATGCCGATGCTGAGCACGGCGACGACGGCGAGCAGGACGAGGCCGCCGACGAGCAGGCCGGTCCGCGACACGGCCTTTCTGGTTCCGGCCGCCTCACAGGCGCGGCCCGCGACGGTCACCGCTTCAGGAGCGGAGCGAACGACGTGTCGATCGCGCCCAGGGTCTGCATGGCCTGCCCGTACGTCGCGGCCTCGGTGTAGCGGATCGGGAAGGTCTTGCCCGCCTTGACGGCGGGCAGGTTCTTCCAGAGCTTGGAGTCCATGACGTACTTGACCGGCTTCGGGACGCTGCCGTCGGGGTTGACGGAGTAGGTGATGGCGTCGGCCTTGCCGAGGGCGTCCGGCAGTTCCTCGATGGAGGGGTACTCACTGACGGCCTTCGAGCCGGGGCCGGGCTTCTTGACCTTGCCGTAGTACTTGGCGCCGACGTCCTCGGCGATGTTGGTGCCCCACGAGCCGCCGAACTCCCGCTGGAACGTGCCCTTCGCGGTCTCGCCGTACGCGCCGACGTGGCCGAGCTTCAGCTTGGGCAGCACGTCCTCGTACTTCTTGGACAGCTTGTCGGCCTCGGCCTCGTACTTCTCCTTCGCGGCGTCGAACTTCTTCAGCGCGCCGGCCGCGTCGGACTGCTTGTGGGCCAGATCGCGCCAGGCGGACGGCACGGTCGGGCCGATCGCGACGACGGGGGCGATGCCTTCGAGCCGCTTGACGTCGATGTCGCCGAGGACCGGGGCGGGGACACCGATGACGATCAGGTCGGGCTCGGCCTCGGCGATGGCCTCGTAGTTGGTCTCGGTCGCGAGCTCGCCCGCCACCTTGGGCGTCTTCTTGTACGTGGCGAGGTCCTGCTTGCTCATCATCGACTCGCCCCGCTTCCAGGACGAGATGCCGACGAGGGGGGCGCCGCCCTCGATGAGGGCCGGGACCGCGTAACCCGTGGCCACCACGCGCTTCGGGTTCGACGGGATCTTGATCTTGCCGTTGTCCGCGGCGAACGTCCGGGTCTTCCCCTTGCCCGAGTCGTCCGATCCGCCGTCCGACGAACCGCACCCGGTCACCAACAGTGCCAGCGCCACGGCACCGACGAGGCCCGACGATCTGCGTATGGACATGTTTTCGCTCCTTGGTACTTAGGTAAGGCTCACCTTAATAGATGGCCCTCTCGGCAGGTCGATCGGGGCGCGTGACGATGTCGCGCGCCCTGTCCGGCCGGTGGATCAGTGGTCGTCCTCGTCGAAGTCGGCGACGCCGCGCTTCCAGTACCCGGTGATGTCGTGGTCCGCTTTGCCGAGCCCCAACTCGTCGCGGACCCAGCGGCGCAGTGGCTTGATCTGCCCCGCCTCGCCGGCGACCCACACGTAGACGCGCTCCCCCGCGGGCACGGTCACGGCGGTCACGGCCCGCTCCAGCGCGCCGCCCGTGCCCGCGGGCAGTCCGCCTCGGTGCAGCCAGTGCACCTCGAAGCCCTCGGGCGCGGACAGCTCGATCTCCTCGTCGGCGTCGGCCACTTCGACGAACGCCCAGCCCTTCGCGGTCCGCGGCAGTTCCTCCAGCCGACGCGCGATGGCGGGCAGCGCCGTGATGTCGCCGGCGAGCAGGTAGCGGTCGTAGGCGTGCGGGACGATCAGGCCGCCGGGCGGGCCCGCGACGTGCACGACGGCGCCGGGCTCGACCGTGTGCGCCCAGTCCGACGCGAGGCCGCCCTCGTGCGGGACGATGTCGATGTCGAGTTCGCCCGTGACGGGGTCGTAGCGGCGCACGGTGTACTCACGCGAGGTGGGCGCGGGCCGGGGCCAGCGCAGCATCGCGCCGTTGCGCTCGGGCAGCCGCAGCTCGCCGTCCGGTTCGGGGAAGATGAGCTTCACGTGCTCGTCGGGAGCGTGTGCCTCGAACCCCTCGGTGCCGGGTCCGCCCAGGGTCAGCCGCAGCAGGCCTTCGCCGACCTTGACGGTGCGTACGATCTCGGCCTCGCGGATGCCGATCGGATAGCCCACCTTCTCGGCGTGCCGTCCCGCGCGGACCTCGGCGATCCGGTCCAGGTGGCGGTGGCGGTGGTCGACCCGGGTCATGCGGCACGCTCCGTCAGGAGTGCCGTCCAGTGGCCCAGTTCGGGCTGCTCGGCCAGGTCGGGGAATTCGAGCGTGGTCGCTCCCGCGGCACGCCACCGCTGAACCAGGGTCATGATCCGCACCGAGTCCAGACCGAGGTCGAACAGGTCCTCGTCCGGCGCGATCTCGGCGGGGTCGCAGTCGAGCAGCTCCGCGATGTCGGCGCGGACGCGCTCGGGCGACAGGGTCTGGTTCATCGGACGGCTCCTTCGAAACACGCAGCACGGACTCTCTTCCCCCGGTCCGCACTCAGGGAAGGCTAACCTAACCTAGCCGGGATGATCACGTGAAAACGGGAGGCCTGTGCGAAGACCTCCCGTTGTTCCGTGCCGCGTGCCGAGATGTCACATGGCGTCGCGCAGGGCGTTCTCGACCACTTCGGTCAGGGCCGGATGGATCCACAGCGGACGCTCGGCGACGTCCCGCGCCGTCAGCCCGAAGGTCATCGCGAGGACGAGCGGTTGGACGAGGGTGGCGGCCTGCGGCCCCAGCACGTGGGCGCCGAGCAGGCGGCCGGTCCCTCGATCCACCAACACCTTGCAGAATCCCCGGGTTTCCTCCAGCGACCAGCCGTACGCCACGTCCTCGTATGCGCGCGTGCCGACCACGAACTCCTTGCCCTGCTCCCGGGCCTCCTGCTCGGTGAGGCCCACCTGGGCGATCTGGGGGCGCGTGAACACGGCCGCGGGCACCACGTCGTACGACATCGTGCGCGGCGCGTCGGGGTGCAGGAGATTGTGGGCCACGACTTCGGCCTCGCGGTTGGCCACGTGCTTCAGGGGCGGCCCGGGGACGATGTCGCCGAGCGCCCAGACGCCGGTGGCGCCGGTGCGCAACTGCGCGTCGACCTCGATCATGCCGTTGTCGTCGCACGTGATGCCCGCCTTGTCCAGGTCGAGCGTGTCGCTGTTGGGCTTGCGGCCCACGGCGACGAGCAGCGCGTCGGCCTCGATGACCGAGTCGTCGTCGAGGGTGATGCGCAGCTGTCCGGGGCTTCCCTCCACGCGGACGAGCTCGCGACCGAGCCGCAGGTCGTACTGGTCGCGGACGGCGTCGGTGAAGGCCGACGCGACCGATTCGTCCTGCTCGGCGAGGAGCGTCTCCTTCTTCTCGACGACCGTGACGGAGGTGCCCGCCGCGTGGAAGACGTGGGCGAGTTCGGCCGCGATGTAGCCGCCGCCGAGAACCACCATCCGCTCGGGCACCTCGTCCAGCCGCATCACGGTGTCGGACGTCTCGTAGGGCAGACCGGAGTCGGCCACCGGGGGCGGGACGACGGGTCGGCCGCCCGCCGCGACGACGATACGGTCCGCGTGCAGCGTCTCGGGCCCGTCGTCCGTCTCGACCAGGAGCTCGCGCTCTCCGGTGAACCGGGCGTGACCCCGGTACACGGTCACGAAGTCCGAGGCGCGACGGTCGTCCTCGCCGTCCCGCGCCACGGCGTCGAGGCGGCCGAAGACGCGCTCCTGGACGGCCGGCCAGTCGATGCCGTCCGACGTCGCCCGCACGTTGTGCCGGCCCGCTTCCCGCACGCCGTCGGCCACCTCGGCCGTCACGGCGAGCATCTTGCTGGGGATGCAGCCCGCGTTGAGGCAGGTGCCGCCGAAGGGGCCCTCCGCCACGACGGCGACGTCCAGATGGGAGAAGCGGTCGTCGATCAGCACGTTTCCGGAGCCGACGCCGAGGACGAGGAGATCATGGTGTCGCATATACGGAGAGTATCCACATATGGTCTCGGCACACCTCCGGAGCGGTGCCCACGCCCGCCTGCGTCGGCACCCACGCCCAGTCCGTGCGCGTCACAGGTG
This window encodes:
- a CDS encoding FecCD family ABC transporter permease; translation: MTVAGRACEAAGTRKAVSRTGLLVGGLVLLAVVAVLSIGIGARSVAPGEVVRALFDYQGSHDDHVIVRDVRAPRALLAIAVGAALAVAGALIQTLARNPLAEPGILGVTAGAGFSVTIGSALGLTVNQAGELGFAVVGSVVAALLVVAVGRHSPLRLVLAGVALTAVLNGVALGLRLMLPDTFDAYRFWSVGSLAAREQAPMALPMTVIALALTGALLLSRALNALSLGESVAHTLGANVGRVRIAALVLITVLSGAATAVAGPILFVGLIVPHLVRRPAGGSVPWLVLYTMVLGPILLLVADIGSRVLLPTGEVPVAIVTAFLGGPMLIWAVRRYGAGSL
- a CDS encoding ABC transporter ATP-binding protein, with the protein product MTARLTARDITLRYGDRVVSTRLNLDVPDGAFTAIVGPNACGKSTLLRALVRLLRPHEGRVEFDGREVGGYPAKALAKQLGFLPQDPLAPEDIKVRQLVARGRFPHQSLLALRSPDDDAAIDEAMVAAGVEDLGDRPAQQLSGGQRQRVWMAMVLAQETPYLLLDEPTSFLDITHQYQLLGLLARLRDEGRTVIAVLHDINQACRFADHLVAMKDGRVVAEGDPGDIVDAALIKDVFDLPSVIVPDPVTATPMVVPTLQGE
- a CDS encoding mycothione reductase, which encodes MRHHDLLVLGVGSGNVLIDDRFSHLDVAVVAEGPFGGTCLNAGCIPSKMLAVTAEVADGVREAGRHNVRATSDGIDWPAVQERVFGRLDAVARDGEDDRRASDFVTVYRGHARFTGERELLVETDDGPETLHADRIVVAAGGRPVVPPPVADSGLPYETSDTVMRLDEVPERMVVLGGGYIAAELAHVFHAAGTSVTVVEKKETLLAEQDESVASAFTDAVRDQYDLRLGRELVRVEGSPGQLRITLDDDSVIEADALLVAVGRKPNSDTLDLDKAGITCDDNGMIEVDAQLRTGATGVWALGDIVPGPPLKHVANREAEVVAHNLLHPDAPRTMSYDVVPAAVFTRPQIAQVGLTEQEAREQGKEFVVGTRAYEDVAYGWSLEETRGFCKVLVDRGTGRLLGAHVLGPQAATLVQPLVLAMTFGLTARDVAERPLWIHPALTEVVENALRDAM
- a CDS encoding siderophore-interacting protein → MTRVDHRHRHLDRIAEVRAGRHAEKVGYPIGIREAEIVRTVKVGEGLLRLTLGGPGTEGFEAHAPDEHVKLIFPEPDGELRLPERNGAMLRWPRPAPTSREYTVRRYDPVTGELDIDIVPHEGGLASDWAHTVEPGAVVHVAGPPGGLIVPHAYDRYLLAGDITALPAIARRLEELPRTAKGWAFVEVADADEEIELSAPEGFEVHWLHRGGLPAGTGGALERAVTAVTVPAGERVYVWVAGEAGQIKPLRRWVRDELGLGKADHDITGYWKRGVADFDEDDH
- a CDS encoding ABC transporter substrate-binding protein, which encodes MSIRRSSGLVGAVALALLVTGCGSSDGGSDDSGKGKTRTFAADNGKIKIPSNPKRVVATGYAVPALIEGGAPLVGISSWKRGESMMSKQDLATYKKTPKVAGELATETNYEAIAEAEPDLIVIGVPAPVLGDIDVKRLEGIAPVVAIGPTVPSAWRDLAHKQSDAAGALKKFDAAKEKYEAEADKLSKKYEDVLPKLKLGHVGAYGETAKGTFQREFGGSWGTNIAEDVGAKYYGKVKKPGPGSKAVSEYPSIEELPDALGKADAITYSVNPDGSVPKPVKYVMDSKLWKNLPAVKAGKTFPIRYTEAATYGQAMQTLGAIDTSFAPLLKR
- a CDS encoding FecCD family ABC transporter permease; amino-acid sequence: MTVLMLGLGLLGLCYGTSWSTPGEVFASLTGTDHSVVISDWRLPRVLAGLVFGAALGVAGALFQNLTRNPLGSPDVIGLDAGAYTGALFALTVLSGTSAQLATGSVVGGLIIAAVIYLLSFDRGFSGLRLVVIGIAVNAMVTAINSWIVLRADLEVAIAAVGWSAGSLAGVGWEDLGIPFTVIAVLLALMASRAHAMHQAALGDAIAVTTGVGLGRLRLLMVLVGVGCTATVTAVAGPIAFIALAAPQIGRRLAGAAGVPLLPAALTGAVLLQGADLIAQMLLAPVALPVGVVSTAIGGCYLIWLLSKEVARA
- a CDS encoding phosphopantetheine-binding protein, producing MNQTLSPERVRADIAELLDCDPAEIAPDEDLFDLGLDSVRIMTLVQRWRAAGATTLEFPDLAEQPELGHWTALLTERAA